In the genome of Notamacropus eugenii isolate mMacEug1 chromosome 5, mMacEug1.pri_v2, whole genome shotgun sequence, one region contains:
- the LOC140505551 gene encoding uncharacterized protein CXorf65 homolog isoform X3, translated as MFITILHGDHEKTLFNSYCKVEALLNSIKQCCGCEPEGIIELADENGQLKNLRQHPHLYASELLKPRETYIPFTVTRPEGSSEPVFVALLKDDEVIDSKLLGVLASYPTTPRGSLYRGPDSADIKLA; from the exons ATGTTTATCACCATTCTCCATGGAG ATCACGAAAAGACCCTATTTAACTCTTACTGCAAAGTAGAGGCGCTGTTGAACAGTATCAAGCAGTGCTGTGGCTGCGAGCCTGAAG GGATTATTGAACTGGCAGATGAGAATGGTCAATTGAAAAACCTTCGCCAGCACCCCCATCTCTATGCATCAGAACTGCTGAAGCCTCGAGAAACCTATATTCCTTTCACTGTAACAC GACCTGAAGGTTCATCAGAGCCAGTCTTTGTGGCACTGTTAAAAGATGATGAAGTTATTGACTCTAAATTACTAG GTGTCCTGGCAAGCTACCCCACCACTCCCAGGGGCTCACTATATCGAGGGCCAGACAGTGCAGACATCAAATTGGCTTAG
- the LOC140505551 gene encoding uncharacterized protein CXorf65 homolog isoform X1 codes for MFITILHGDHEKTLFNSYCKVEALLNSIKQCCGCEPEGIIELADENGQLKNLRQHPHLYASELLKPRETYIPFTVTRPEGSSEPVFVALLKDDEVIDSKLLEKHKHSRSESIKDKPCAHRICRSVGRDQKSQGHLSTRRLRAAAFTPLTRGQPGKEKKTPWLRRAF; via the exons ATGTTTATCACCATTCTCCATGGAG ATCACGAAAAGACCCTATTTAACTCTTACTGCAAAGTAGAGGCGCTGTTGAACAGTATCAAGCAGTGCTGTGGCTGCGAGCCTGAAG GGATTATTGAACTGGCAGATGAGAATGGTCAATTGAAAAACCTTCGCCAGCACCCCCATCTCTATGCATCAGAACTGCTGAAGCCTCGAGAAACCTATATTCCTTTCACTGTAACAC GACCTGAAGGTTCATCAGAGCCAGTCTTTGTGGCACTGTTAAAAGATGATGAAGTTATTGACTCTAAATTACTAG AAAAGCATAAACACAGCAGAAGTGAAAGCATCAAAGACAAGCCATGTGCTCACAGAATATGTAGAAGTGTGGGTAGGGATCAAAAGTCCCAAGGTCACCTCTCTACTAGAAGGCTTAGAGCAGCAGCTTTTACCCCCCTCACCAGAGGACagccaggaaaagaaaagaaaacaccatGGCTCCGTAGGGCCTTTTGA
- the LOC140505551 gene encoding uncharacterized protein CXorf65 homolog isoform X2 codes for MFITILHGDHEKTLFNSYCKVEALLNSIKQCCGCEPEGIIELADENGQLKNLRQHPHLYASELLKPRETYIPFTVTRPEGSSEPVFVALLKDDEVIDSKLLAALRLAGNSNSPGSEKQPKSGKIKRKTLTSEARRGKAN; via the exons ATGTTTATCACCATTCTCCATGGAG ATCACGAAAAGACCCTATTTAACTCTTACTGCAAAGTAGAGGCGCTGTTGAACAGTATCAAGCAGTGCTGTGGCTGCGAGCCTGAAG GGATTATTGAACTGGCAGATGAGAATGGTCAATTGAAAAACCTTCGCCAGCACCCCCATCTCTATGCATCAGAACTGCTGAAGCCTCGAGAAACCTATATTCCTTTCACTGTAACAC GACCTGAAGGTTCATCAGAGCCAGTCTTTGTGGCACTGTTAAAAGATGATGAAGTTATTGACTCTAAATTACTAG CTGCCCTGAGGCTTGCAGGAAACTCCAACTCCCCAGGGTCTGAGAAACAACCAAAATCTGGAAAGATCAAGAGGAAAACCTTGACTTCTGAAGCTCGGAGAGGAAAA gcAAACTGA